In the genome of Telluria beijingensis, one region contains:
- a CDS encoding DUF4214 domain-containing protein, whose translation MSAAPASPASITTSRTAQDDVLRGTPGDDLIELSFFTLDGATTTVDAGAGNDRIDINLFGRSKATAVITGGAGSDVFVLRRASDPAAGVQVVITDFSPGAGGDQLDIRYLSDFGYTGNPFASGQLRLITSGADTLLQRLDGANYLNVATLRGVLPEQVTGADFVDGYDPRGSSKGMTLTGTAGNDRLVGGDLDDILIGLGGNDTLRGGAGDDVLEGGDGDDLLEGGDGNDILRGGRGHDELRTVSYGNNLLDGGDGDDRLFGGNGNDTLLGGAGDDTFFIHGSRHGVRSITLDGGGGNDTMRFDATSELAVIRATGGAGADLFQFMATGLNVTITDFGAGDRIDLSALLPAGLVGNPFGAAGYLHAYQSGSDVHLTLDRDGAAGSGDQVPLLVAVLANVSLASLGGAHFVNGYNPHGGSQGNVLTGSAGDDVLVGDTLDDTIDGLGGNDHLEGRAGNDLLRGGAGNDTLLGGTGNDLLQGGAGNDRLEGGEGDDTLEGGDGDDELRDSHGNNVLRGGAGRDYLYDDGAWQGGAGSLLDGGAGDDSIHVAGSAVRRVLGGTGDDQIHVTAGSDPAGAPLLDIDAGDGNDNLYFSNQKAPRAISVAGGAGSDRYGFAQYTEAGAVVTIRDFQTGAKGDVLDLFSFFAPTNTNPFGSGHARLVQDGSRVLLQIDQDGAAGPGAFYTQVVFDNTTVAAFISDNFVDGSHPDGSTRGLSIDGGPGADRLTGGRFDDLLRGGAGDDTLDGGLGNDVLEGGAGNDYLTDSFGNNILRGGDGNDQLVAADTGIQRLYGDAGDDFLTATGGDVLLDGGEGNDRLDVHSSRNQPATGTVQLRGGAGDDLFAVHLSGGAVQVVAEGGAGRDTYQALMFSTAGSYTITDFAAGAGGDLFDVLPLLQAHGRNPFAADSNLRLVQRGADTVLQGRLNSESSDANAYRDIVTLKNVERSALTLDNFTGRVDPNGSKTPLDLAGSAGNDVLLGSWLDDRLVGGAGDDVLVGDVGDDLLFGGAGLDTARYFRLREQYAVSQGAAPGTWVVDDRAAAYGGTDQLDGIERLAFADGGIALDIDGVAGQAYRLYRAAFDRAPDEGGLGYWIAAFDRGTTLHDVAEWFIASSEFRDIYGAAPGNTAIVTLLYNHILDRAPEQGGFDFWVDVLDSQRADLATVLAAFSESVENVGAVAPLIGQGIAYQPWGG comes from the coding sequence ATGTCCGCCGCACCCGCATCGCCCGCTTCCATCACCACCTCCCGCACGGCGCAGGACGACGTCCTGCGCGGCACGCCCGGCGACGACCTGATCGAGCTGAGCTTCTTCACGCTCGACGGCGCCACCACCACCGTGGACGCCGGCGCCGGCAACGACCGCATCGACATCAACCTGTTCGGCCGCTCGAAGGCCACGGCCGTGATTACTGGCGGCGCCGGCAGCGATGTCTTCGTCCTGCGCCGCGCCAGCGATCCCGCGGCCGGCGTCCAGGTCGTCATCACCGACTTCAGCCCCGGCGCCGGCGGCGACCAGCTCGACATCCGTTACCTCAGCGACTTCGGCTACACCGGCAATCCCTTCGCCAGCGGCCAGCTGCGCCTGATCACTTCCGGCGCAGACACCCTGCTGCAGCGGCTCGACGGCGCCAACTACCTGAATGTGGCCACCCTGCGCGGCGTCCTTCCCGAGCAGGTGACGGGCGCCGACTTCGTCGACGGCTACGATCCGCGCGGCAGCAGCAAGGGCATGACCCTGACCGGCACGGCGGGCAACGACCGTTTGGTCGGCGGCGACCTCGACGACATCCTGATCGGCCTCGGCGGCAACGATACGCTGAGGGGCGGCGCCGGCGACGACGTGCTCGAGGGCGGCGACGGCGACGACCTGCTCGAAGGCGGCGACGGCAACGACATCCTGCGCGGGGGCCGCGGCCATGACGAGCTGCGCACCGTGTCGTACGGCAACAATCTGCTCGACGGCGGGGATGGCGACGATCGCCTGTTCGGCGGCAACGGCAACGACACCCTGCTCGGCGGCGCCGGCGACGACACCTTCTTCATCCATGGCAGCCGCCACGGTGTGCGCAGCATCACCCTGGACGGCGGCGGCGGCAACGACACCATGCGCTTCGACGCCACCTCGGAACTGGCCGTGATCCGCGCCACCGGCGGCGCCGGCGCCGACCTGTTCCAGTTCATGGCGACCGGCCTGAATGTCACGATCACCGATTTCGGCGCCGGCGACCGGATCGACCTGTCGGCCCTGCTGCCGGCCGGCCTGGTCGGCAATCCCTTCGGCGCCGCCGGCTACCTGCATGCCTATCAATCGGGAAGCGACGTGCACCTGACCCTCGACCGCGATGGCGCGGCTGGCAGCGGCGACCAGGTTCCCCTGCTGGTGGCGGTGCTGGCCAATGTGTCGCTGGCGTCGCTGGGCGGCGCGCATTTCGTCAATGGCTACAACCCGCATGGCGGCAGCCAAGGCAATGTCCTCACCGGCAGCGCCGGCGACGACGTGCTGGTCGGCGACACGCTGGACGACACCATCGATGGCCTCGGCGGCAACGACCACCTCGAGGGACGCGCCGGCAACGATCTCCTGCGCGGCGGCGCCGGCAACGACACGCTGCTGGGCGGCACCGGCAACGATCTGCTGCAGGGCGGCGCCGGCAACGACCGGCTCGAGGGCGGCGAAGGCGACGACACGCTGGAAGGCGGCGACGGCGACGACGAGCTGCGCGACTCGCACGGCAACAACGTCCTGCGCGGCGGCGCCGGCAGGGACTACCTGTACGACGACGGCGCCTGGCAAGGAGGCGCCGGTTCGCTGCTCGACGGCGGCGCCGGCGACGACAGCATCCACGTCGCGGGGAGCGCGGTGCGGCGCGTGCTGGGCGGTACTGGCGACGACCAGATCCACGTCACCGCGGGCTCCGATCCGGCCGGCGCGCCGCTACTGGACATCGACGCCGGCGACGGCAACGACAACCTGTACTTCTCGAACCAGAAGGCGCCGCGCGCCATCTCGGTCGCCGGCGGCGCGGGCAGCGACCGCTACGGCTTCGCGCAATACACCGAAGCCGGCGCCGTGGTCACGATCCGCGATTTCCAGACCGGCGCCAAAGGCGACGTGCTGGACCTGTTCTCGTTCTTCGCCCCGACCAACACCAACCCGTTCGGCAGCGGCCATGCGCGCCTGGTGCAGGACGGAAGCCGGGTGCTGCTGCAGATCGACCAGGACGGCGCGGCCGGCCCGGGCGCCTTCTACACCCAGGTCGTGTTCGACAATACGACGGTGGCCGCCTTCATCTCGGACAACTTCGTCGACGGCAGCCATCCGGACGGCTCCACGCGCGGCTTGAGCATCGATGGCGGCCCGGGTGCCGACCGGCTGACCGGCGGCCGCTTCGACGACCTGCTGCGCGGCGGCGCCGGCGACGACACCCTCGATGGCGGACTTGGCAACGACGTGCTCGAGGGCGGCGCCGGCAACGACTACCTGACCGATTCCTTCGGCAACAACATCCTGCGCGGCGGCGACGGCAACGACCAGCTGGTCGCCGCCGACACCGGCATCCAGCGCCTGTATGGCGACGCCGGCGACGACTTCCTGACGGCCACCGGCGGCGATGTGCTGCTCGACGGCGGCGAGGGCAACGACCGCCTTGACGTCCACAGCAGCCGCAACCAGCCCGCCACCGGCACGGTCCAGTTGCGCGGCGGCGCCGGGGACGACCTCTTCGCGGTCCACCTGAGCGGCGGCGCGGTGCAGGTCGTGGCCGAGGGCGGCGCCGGCCGGGACACCTACCAGGCCCTGATGTTCTCGACTGCAGGCTCGTACACGATCACCGACTTCGCCGCCGGCGCGGGCGGCGACCTGTTCGACGTGCTGCCGCTGCTGCAGGCCCATGGCCGCAACCCGTTCGCGGCCGACAGCAACCTGCGGCTGGTGCAGCGTGGCGCCGACACGGTCCTGCAGGGCCGCCTGAACAGCGAGTCAAGCGACGCCAATGCCTATCGCGACATCGTCACGCTCAAGAACGTCGAACGCAGCGCGCTCACGCTGGACAACTTCACCGGCCGCGTCGATCCGAACGGTTCGAAGACCCCGCTCGACCTGGCCGGCAGCGCAGGCAACGACGTGCTGCTCGGCAGCTGGCTGGACGACCGCCTGGTTGGCGGCGCCGGCGACGACGTGCTGGTGGGCGACGTTGGCGACGACCTGCTGTTCGGTGGCGCAGGCCTCGATACCGCGCGCTACTTCCGCTTGCGCGAACAGTATGCGGTCAGCCAGGGCGCGGCGCCCGGCACATGGGTGGTGGACGACAGGGCCGCGGCCTACGGCGGCACCGACCAGCTCGACGGCATCGAACGCCTGGCGTTCGCCGATGGCGGCATCGCCCTCGACATCGACGGCGTGGCAGGCCAGGCCTACCGCCTGTACCGCGCCGCCTTCGACCGCGCGCCGGACGAAGGCGGCCTCGGTTACTGGATCGCCGCCTTCGACCGCGGCACCACGCTGCATGACGTCGCCGAATGGTTCATCGCATCCAGCGAATTCCGCGACATCTACGGCGCGGCGCCAGGCAATACCGCGATCGTCACCCTGCTGTACAACCACATCCTGGACCGGGCGCCGGAACAGGGCGGCTTCGATTTCTGGGTCGACGTGCTCGATTCGCAGCGCGCCGACCTGGCCACCGTGCTGGCGGCGTTCAGCGAGAGCGTCGAGAACGTGGGCGCGGTGGCGCCGCTGATCGGCCAGGGGATCGCCTACCAGCCCTGGGGCGGCTGA
- a CDS encoding BCCT family transporter: MQTAFSAGFILAIVVWGVISPTTMGAVFDTVLASVTRNFGWFYLWVVLGLVAFALFMAFSRYGNLKLGDEDDEPEFSIGSWFSMLFAAGMGIGLVFFGVAEPISHYIDAPPGTVSATPEAAGVAMRYTFFHWGIHPWAVYSAVALAIAFFQYRRGGDALVSTATGALPWPIVKRMGGLFNGLAVVATAFGVAASLGVGAMQINSGMNTVFGLEIGEASQIGIILVATALFLGSAISGVTRGVKLLSNFNMIMAGLLALVVFLVGPTVAIIDTFTSTLGSYATEFVRMSLRATPFRDSNWVGNWTIFYWAWWISWSPFVGLFIARVSRGRTIREFIIGTMLAPTLAAFLWFSIFGGTALHMEIWQNIPISDAVRADTSTALFALFDALPLGMIMSAVATVLVLVFFVTSGDSAVLVLSMMSSGGNPNPSTKSKLLWGGLIAGIAISLLLAGGLKALQTATIVFAVPFSLVIILMLVSLWRAVCEDWAAHEKRERELRRRMRQMVEK; encoded by the coding sequence ATGCAGACAGCATTTTCGGCGGGTTTCATCCTTGCCATCGTTGTATGGGGCGTGATCTCGCCCACCACCATGGGAGCGGTGTTCGATACCGTCCTCGCATCCGTCACCCGCAACTTCGGCTGGTTCTACCTGTGGGTGGTGCTGGGCCTGGTCGCCTTCGCCCTGTTCATGGCCTTCAGCCGCTACGGCAACCTCAAGCTGGGCGACGAGGACGACGAGCCCGAATTCTCGATCGGGAGCTGGTTCTCGATGCTGTTCGCGGCGGGCATGGGCATCGGCCTGGTGTTCTTCGGCGTGGCCGAGCCGATTTCACACTATATCGACGCGCCGCCCGGGACCGTGTCGGCCACCCCGGAAGCGGCGGGCGTGGCGATGCGCTACACCTTCTTCCACTGGGGCATCCATCCGTGGGCGGTGTACAGCGCGGTGGCGCTGGCGATCGCCTTCTTTCAGTACCGGCGCGGCGGCGACGCCCTGGTCAGCACCGCGACCGGGGCCTTGCCCTGGCCTATCGTCAAGCGCATGGGCGGCCTGTTCAACGGCCTGGCGGTGGTGGCCACCGCCTTCGGCGTGGCCGCCTCGCTCGGCGTCGGCGCCATGCAGATCAACAGCGGCATGAACACGGTGTTCGGCCTCGAGATCGGCGAGGCCTCGCAGATCGGCATCATCCTGGTCGCCACTGCCCTGTTCCTCGGGTCGGCGATCAGCGGCGTGACGCGCGGCGTCAAGCTGCTGTCGAACTTCAACATGATCATGGCCGGCCTGCTGGCGCTGGTCGTGTTCCTGGTCGGCCCGACGGTGGCCATCATCGACACCTTCACCAGCACCCTGGGCAGCTACGCCACCGAGTTCGTGCGCATGAGCCTGCGCGCCACGCCATTCCGCGACAGTAACTGGGTCGGCAACTGGACCATCTTCTACTGGGCCTGGTGGATCTCGTGGTCGCCGTTCGTGGGCCTTTTCATCGCCCGCGTCTCGCGCGGCCGCACGATCCGCGAGTTCATCATCGGCACCATGCTGGCGCCGACGCTGGCCGCCTTCCTGTGGTTCTCGATCTTCGGCGGCACTGCGCTGCACATGGAGATCTGGCAGAACATCCCGATTTCGGACGCGGTGCGCGCCGACACCTCGACCGCCCTGTTCGCGCTGTTCGACGCGCTGCCGCTGGGGATGATCATGTCGGCGGTGGCCACCGTGCTGGTGCTGGTGTTCTTCGTCACCTCGGGCGACTCGGCGGTGCTGGTGCTGAGCATGATGAGCAGCGGCGGCAATCCGAACCCGTCGACCAAGTCCAAGCTGCTGTGGGGCGGCCTGATCGCCGGCATCGCGATCAGCCTGCTACTGGCGGGTGGCCTGAAGGCGCTGCAGACGGCGACCATCGTGTTCGCGGTGCCGTTCTCGCTGGTGATCATCCTGATGCTGGTGTCGCTGTGGCGCGCCGTGTGCGAGGACTGGGCGGCGCACGAGAAACGCGAGCGCGAACTGCGCCGCCGCATGCGCCAGATGGTCGAGAAATGA
- a CDS encoding DUF819 domain-containing protein produces the protein MQSVSPLVTNDAVVLGMLAVILGAVFWTSSRKTGAWSRFYTYVPALLLCYLIPALLNTAGIIDGNASALYPMARDYLLPTALVLLCVAIDFGAVLRLGPKAIIMFLTGTLGVMLGAIVSFIAMDFIHPETVAGDTWRGMTTITGAWIGGGANQAAMKEVFEVDATLFGQFVAVDVLVASLWMAVLLFLAGRAQAFDRWTGADVSAINALKESIEHYKAEHARIPTLTDVMVVLAVGLGATGLSHALTGPTVAWISTLPAEWRLQDYSLTSSFFWIVVYATTIGLALSFTRARSLEGAGASTIGSAMLYILVATIGMHMDLNALLDRPWLFLLGLIWMAVHGGLMLLVAKLIRAPLFFMAVGSQANIGGAASAPVVASAFHPALAPVGVLLAVLGYALGTYCAYITGLLLRALAT, from the coding sequence ATGCAATCTGTCTCTCCACTCGTCACCAACGATGCCGTCGTGCTCGGCATGCTGGCCGTCATTCTCGGCGCCGTCTTCTGGACTTCTTCCCGCAAGACGGGCGCCTGGAGCAGGTTCTATACCTATGTGCCGGCCCTGCTGCTGTGCTACCTGATCCCGGCCCTGCTCAATACCGCCGGCATCATCGACGGCAATGCCTCAGCCCTGTATCCGATGGCGCGCGACTACCTGCTGCCGACCGCCCTGGTGCTGCTGTGCGTGGCGATCGACTTCGGCGCCGTGCTGCGCCTCGGCCCCAAGGCCATCATCATGTTCCTCACCGGCACCCTGGGCGTGATGCTGGGCGCCATCGTGTCCTTCATCGCGATGGACTTCATCCATCCCGAGACCGTGGCCGGCGACACCTGGCGCGGCATGACCACCATCACCGGCGCCTGGATCGGCGGCGGCGCCAACCAGGCCGCGATGAAGGAAGTATTCGAGGTCGACGCCACCCTGTTCGGCCAGTTCGTCGCGGTCGACGTGCTGGTCGCCAGCCTGTGGATGGCGGTGCTGCTGTTCCTGGCCGGCCGGGCCCAGGCCTTCGACCGCTGGACCGGCGCCGATGTTTCCGCCATCAATGCGCTCAAGGAGAGCATCGAGCATTACAAGGCCGAGCACGCGCGCATCCCGACCCTGACCGACGTGATGGTGGTGCTGGCCGTGGGCCTGGGCGCGACCGGCCTGTCGCATGCGCTGACCGGCCCCACCGTGGCCTGGATCTCGACCCTGCCGGCCGAGTGGCGCCTGCAGGACTACAGTCTGACCTCGAGCTTCTTCTGGATCGTGGTGTATGCCACCACCATCGGCCTGGCGCTGAGCTTTACCCGGGCGCGCAGCCTGGAAGGCGCCGGCGCCTCGACCATCGGCTCGGCCATGCTGTACATCCTGGTGGCCACCATCGGTATGCACATGGACCTGAACGCCCTGCTCGACCGCCCATGGCTGTTCCTGCTGGGCCTGATCTGGATGGCGGTGCACGGCGGCCTGATGCTGCTGGTGGCCAAGCTGATCCGGGCGCCGCTGTTCTTCATGGCGGTCGGCTCGCAGGCGAATATCGGCGGCGCGGCGTCGGCGCCGGTGGTGGCCAGCGCATTCCATCCGGCCCTGGCCCCGGTCGGGGTGCTGCTGGCAGTGCTCGGCTACGCCCTCGGCACCTACTGCGCCTATATCACCGGGTTGCTGCTGCGCGCGCTGGCCACGTAA
- a CDS encoding porin: MTAKHHFNKYFLAGLACTAFGAVPALAQSQVQMYGSLDIGLKKRTGNPMEVGRGFNNWLGWRGTERLDNGLEATFVAEMRFNLDDGSQERPDKLMQGETTVGLRSEELGSVRLGRAMTPLWWEIWKYDPWINSGENASMFAYQTGSYTSDGVHDLENGYANYSRFENAVFYTSPTVGGWHVHAAAEAERDPLDVRRPAGVSFNYAKGSVLGHLALERNSNDDRIGVVSLSWQTGKLRLMASTARHLPRTGATEKVAMVAANYRDGAVTWRAGYGRNFLLGHDKLGLGAIHHLSPRTGLYADVYRERAAADANGAAVGIMHTF, from the coding sequence TTGACAGCAAAACATCATTTCAATAAATATTTTTTGGCAGGCCTGGCCTGCACGGCATTCGGCGCGGTGCCCGCGCTGGCGCAAAGCCAGGTGCAGATGTACGGCAGCCTCGACATCGGCCTCAAGAAGCGCACCGGCAATCCGATGGAAGTCGGGCGCGGATTCAACAACTGGCTGGGCTGGCGCGGGACCGAGCGCCTGGACAATGGCCTGGAAGCGACCTTCGTAGCCGAGATGCGCTTCAACCTCGACGACGGCAGCCAGGAGCGGCCCGACAAGCTGATGCAGGGCGAAACCACGGTAGGCCTACGCAGCGAAGAACTGGGCAGCGTGCGCCTGGGCCGGGCGATGACGCCGCTGTGGTGGGAAATCTGGAAATACGATCCGTGGATTAACAGCGGCGAGAATGCCTCGATGTTCGCCTACCAGACCGGCAGCTATACCAGCGACGGCGTGCACGACCTCGAGAACGGCTATGCGAACTACTCGCGCTTCGAGAATGCCGTGTTCTATACCAGCCCGACCGTCGGCGGCTGGCATGTGCATGCAGCGGCCGAGGCCGAACGCGACCCGCTCGACGTGCGCCGTCCGGCCGGGGTCTCGTTCAACTATGCGAAGGGCAGCGTGCTGGGGCACCTCGCGCTCGAGCGCAATTCGAACGACGACCGCATCGGCGTCGTCTCGCTGTCCTGGCAGACCGGCAAGCTGCGCCTGATGGCGTCCACCGCGCGCCACCTGCCGCGCACCGGCGCCACGGAGAAGGTCGCGATGGTCGCCGCCAACTACCGGGACGGCGCCGTCACCTGGCGCGCCGGCTACGGCCGCAACTTCCTGCTCGGCCACGACAAGCTGGGCCTGGGCGCGATCCACCACCTGTCGCCGCGCACCGGCCTGTATGCGGACGTGTACCGCGAGCGCGCGGCCGCCGATGCCAATGGCGCGGCGGTGGGCATCATGCATACCTTCTGA
- a CDS encoding DUF3626 domain-containing protein — protein sequence MDLPDTALDPAQARAIAHVAACSAGAALDPALALTLNFHPDRPYGGQPLLQALLDAGVYRSQFETGTSNGGLGAFAGGARWLWESRIFGGAYDAAAPDRRPKYGALNYQGYAVGGSPRFGSAHLRLRPGVAARSTFCYPDSVFEPEHFGVAARIDLVARAMADDKDLLDDYIEAHIHGPIRLHEDVEALVLDPCYRGTAIEAIARRYPCALEWHPGFRLAIDALRRHPDYRGQQFVELGAAIAEDGWLDPAILGRAVAGGRHDPQDLKKVWHYIARFGAPFHAQMPCRTNTEVQHDKGIQGRR from the coding sequence ATGGACCTCCCCGATACAGCATTGGACCCGGCGCAGGCGCGCGCCATCGCCCACGTTGCCGCGTGCAGTGCGGGCGCGGCGCTCGACCCTGCGCTGGCGCTCACCCTCAATTTCCACCCCGACCGCCCGTACGGCGGCCAGCCGCTGCTGCAGGCGCTGCTCGACGCCGGCGTCTACCGTTCGCAATTCGAGACCGGCACCAGCAACGGCGGCCTGGGCGCCTTCGCGGGCGGGGCGCGCTGGCTGTGGGAAAGCCGGATCTTCGGCGGCGCCTACGACGCCGCCGCGCCCGACCGGCGCCCCAAGTACGGTGCACTCAACTACCAGGGCTATGCCGTCGGCGGCTCGCCGCGTTTCGGCTCGGCCCACCTGCGGCTGCGGCCGGGCGTCGCCGCGCGCAGCACCTTCTGCTATCCGGACAGCGTGTTCGAGCCCGAGCACTTCGGTGTCGCCGCCCGCATCGACCTGGTCGCGCGCGCCATGGCCGACGACAAGGACCTGCTCGACGATTACATCGAGGCGCACATCCACGGGCCGATCCGGCTGCACGAGGATGTCGAGGCGCTGGTGCTCGATCCCTGCTACCGGGGGACGGCCATCGAAGCCATCGCGCGGCGCTATCCCTGCGCGCTCGAATGGCATCCGGGCTTCAGGCTCGCGATCGACGCGTTGCGCCGCCATCCTGACTACCGCGGGCAGCAGTTCGTGGAGCTCGGCGCCGCCATCGCCGAGGACGGCTGGCTCGATCCGGCCATCCTGGGCCGGGCAGTTGCCGGCGGACGGCACGATCCGCAAGACCTCAAGAAGGTGTGGCATTACATCGCGCGCTTCGGCGCGCCGTTCCATGCTCAAATGCCTTGTCGAACCAATACGGAGGTCCAGCATGACAAAGGCATTCAAGGCCGGCGATAA
- a CDS encoding DUF2945 domain-containing protein, protein MTKAFKAGDKVQWESSQGTVKGKVKKKLTSPTDIKSHHVAASKDNPEYLVASDKTGAEAAHKPGSLKKA, encoded by the coding sequence ATGACAAAGGCATTCAAGGCCGGCGATAAGGTGCAGTGGGAGTCGTCGCAGGGGACGGTCAAGGGCAAGGTCAAGAAGAAGCTGACCTCACCGACCGACATCAAGAGCCACCATGTGGCGGCCTCGAAGGACAACCCGGAATACCTGGTGGCCAGCGACAAGACCGGGGCCGAAGCGGCGCATAAACCGGGGTCGCTGAAGAAGGCGTGA
- a CDS encoding response regulator: MRILLVEDDISLGETIQAWLRLDEHAVDWVQRGDSAQTALLTHHYDCVLLDRGLPAMSGDALLAQLRKAGNGVPVILITAFNALADRVEGLDLGADDYLVKPFELEEMSARIRAAVRRGANQVSNVLAHGDIALNLDTKGATLAGQPVALTAREYNVLYALLLRKNSIVTRAQIEETLYGWGDEVESNAIEVYIHNLRKKFGGDSIVTVRGLGYRLKNDGE, encoded by the coding sequence ATGCGCATCCTGTTGGTCGAAGACGATATCTCCCTTGGCGAAACCATCCAGGCCTGGCTGCGCCTGGACGAGCACGCGGTGGACTGGGTCCAGCGCGGCGACTCGGCGCAGACCGCGCTCCTGACCCATCATTACGACTGCGTCCTGCTCGACCGCGGCTTGCCCGCGATGTCCGGCGACGCGCTGCTGGCGCAGTTGCGCAAGGCTGGCAATGGCGTCCCGGTGATCCTGATCACCGCTTTCAATGCGCTGGCCGACCGGGTCGAGGGTCTGGACCTGGGCGCCGACGACTACCTGGTGAAACCGTTCGAGCTGGAGGAGATGTCGGCTCGCATCCGGGCCGCCGTGCGGCGCGGCGCCAACCAGGTGAGTAACGTGTTGGCGCATGGCGACATCGCCCTGAACCTCGACACCAAGGGCGCGACCCTGGCCGGCCAACCGGTCGCGCTGACCGCGCGCGAGTACAACGTGCTGTATGCGCTGCTGCTAAGAAAAAACAGCATTGTTACCCGCGCCCAGATCGAGGAAACCTTGTACGGCTGGGGCGACGAGGTCGAAAGCAATGCGATCGAGGTGTACATCCACAACCTGCGCAAGAAGTTCGGCGGCGACAGCATCGTCACCGTGCGTGGACTGGGCTACCGGCTGAAGAACGATGGTGAATAA
- a CDS encoding ATP-binding protein, which yields MVNKTRDPEAPWSLRRRLLAVIVAASTVLWLASLGIVTVIAWQETNEVFDDALEESGYMIMAATTDWNERGLLPQGGASGKHGRKVDMQYQIVVDGRVIQRTGDAPLRPFVSNFDDDHGFAEALAGGERWRVFVVRDEARNFEVQVGQQVDKRFDILEELADSLWLPVLGFLLLLALVCWVLTGRVLKPLRRTAASIAAKTPSDLALVDTAGQAREVLPIVQALNGVLGRLEAALQAERRFTADAAHELRTPLAGLHMHVQLLQRQHPDLAAPFHKLRQDIARLTALVDSLLTLARLDPLAREQLVRQPVALAPLCERAAAMHAPEAAARGIALALRCEIHEVQADPQMLEIVLRNLVDNALRYCPDGSRIEIEAVPHAGGARIAVRDDGPGVDAESRQRLTERFFRVLGQGQPGSGLGLSIVKRIADLHGVKLAFGPGIDGRGLGVTLDLPAV from the coding sequence ATGGTGAATAAGACCCGCGACCCTGAGGCGCCGTGGTCGCTGCGGCGGCGCCTGCTGGCTGTCATCGTGGCCGCCAGCACGGTGCTGTGGCTGGCCAGCCTGGGCATCGTCACCGTGATCGCCTGGCAGGAAACCAATGAGGTGTTCGACGACGCGCTCGAGGAATCCGGTTATATGATCATGGCCGCCACCACCGACTGGAACGAGCGCGGCCTGCTGCCGCAGGGCGGGGCCAGCGGCAAACATGGCCGCAAGGTCGACATGCAATACCAGATCGTGGTCGATGGCCGCGTGATCCAGCGTACTGGCGACGCGCCGCTGCGGCCCTTCGTGTCGAATTTCGACGACGACCATGGCTTCGCCGAGGCGCTGGCGGGCGGCGAGCGCTGGCGCGTGTTCGTGGTGCGCGACGAGGCCCGCAACTTCGAGGTGCAGGTCGGCCAACAGGTTGACAAGCGCTTCGACATTCTCGAGGAACTGGCCGATTCGCTGTGGCTGCCCGTGCTGGGCTTCCTGCTGTTGCTGGCGCTGGTGTGCTGGGTCCTGACCGGCCGCGTGCTCAAGCCCCTGCGCCGCACGGCGGCTTCGATCGCGGCCAAGACCCCGAGCGACCTGGCGCTGGTCGACACCGCCGGCCAGGCGCGCGAAGTGCTGCCGATCGTGCAGGCGCTGAACGGCGTGCTGGGTCGGCTGGAAGCGGCCCTGCAAGCCGAGCGCCGCTTCACCGCCGACGCCGCCCACGAGCTGCGCACGCCGCTGGCCGGCCTGCACATGCACGTGCAACTGCTGCAGCGCCAGCATCCCGACCTGGCGGCGCCGTTCCACAAGCTGCGCCAGGACATCGCGCGCCTGACGGCGCTGGTCGACAGCCTGTTAACGCTGGCGCGCCTGGACCCGCTGGCGCGCGAACAGCTGGTGCGCCAGCCAGTCGCGCTCGCGCCGCTATGCGAGCGCGCGGCCGCCATGCATGCGCCGGAGGCGGCCGCGCGCGGCATCGCGCTGGCGCTGCGTTGCGAAATACACGAGGTGCAGGCAGACCCGCAGATGCTGGAAATCGTGCTGCGCAACCTGGTCGACAATGCGCTGCGCTACTGCCCGGACGGCAGCCGTATCGAGATCGAGGCCGTGCCCCATGCCGGCGGCGCGCGTATCGCGGTGCGCGACGACGGGCCCGGCGTGGATGCCGAGAGCCGCCAGCGCCTGACCGAGCGTTTCTTCCGTGTGCTGGGGCAGGGGCAGCCGGGCAGTGGACTCGGACTATCGATCGTCAAGCGCATTGCCGACTTGCATGGCGTCAAGCTGGCCTTCGGGCCTGGGATCGACGGCCGCGGGCTGGGCGTGACGCTGGATCTGCCCGCTGTGTAG
- a CDS encoding lysozyme, translating to MLAHKGVCTKEELGRIVSVKMVDQEFERKIAKTEAIIHRNITVALHQAQFDELCSLAYNAGANGSSQTFRLVNRGDFNGAANNMSLMIKVRVVEKGKKKLVIAPGLIKRRAEESAPFRTEKSTTAVSE from the coding sequence ATTCTCGCTCATAAAGGTGTTTGCACAAAAGAAGAGTTGGGCAGGATAGTATCGGTCAAGATGGTTGACCAGGAATTCGAAAGAAAAATTGCGAAGACGGAAGCAATCATCCATCGCAATATAACCGTTGCGCTTCATCAAGCCCAGTTCGACGAGCTTTGCAGTCTTGCTTATAATGCAGGAGCGAATGGTTCCAGCCAGACGTTTAGACTTGTGAATCGCGGAGACTTTAACGGCGCTGCCAACAATATGTCGCTAATGATCAAGGTAAGGGTTGTCGAGAAGGGGAAAAAGAAGCTCGTGATTGCTCCCGGACTAATCAAGAGACGTGCTGAAGAAAGCGCGCCATTCCGAACCGAAAAATCCACTACTGCCGTTAGCGAATGA